The Thiorhodovibrio frisius genome segment TGCTGGTCATTTTCCTCTTCCTTGGTAGCGCACGCGCCATGCTGGTGCCAGCAGTCACAGTACCCGTGTCCCTGATCGCCACCTTCAGCGTGCTGCTGGTGCTGGGCTTCTCGGTCAATATTCTCACCCTGCTTGCGCTAGTGCTGGCCATCGGCCTGGTGGTGGACGATGCCATCGTGGTACTCGAGAACATTCACCGGCGCATGGAAGACTTGGGCGAAAGCCGCCTGGTCGCGGCCTTTCTTGGCACCCGCCAGGTCGGCTTTGCGGTCATCGCCACCACCGTGGTGCTGCTCGCGGTCTTCTTGCCCATTGTCTTCCTGCGCGGTGATATCGGGCGGCTGTTCTCTGAGTTTGCGCTGACCATGTCTGCTGCCGTGGTCTTCTCCACCTTTGTAGCGCTGTCGCTCTCGCCCATGCTGGCGTCGCTGATTCTGCCGCAACGCCATGGGCAAGGGCCTGATTCCAAAAGCGGCGCCGCGCGCCTGAGCGGGGGGGTGGACTGGCTGTTTGAGCGGGTGCGGGTTGGCTATGCGCGGCTGCTCGGGTTTTTTCTGCGCCAGAAATGGATTATCGCTCTGCTCTTCCTGGTCACTATTGGGCTAGCCTGGTGGCTGCTGACACATATTCCGCAAGAATATTCCCCGAAAGAAGATCGCGGGGCCTTCTTTGTGCTGGTCAATGGACCCGAGGGCGCCACCTTCAGCTACATGGAAGAGTACATGGACGAGATCGAGCGCCGGCTTCTTCCCTATGCCGAATCCGGCGAGGCGATCCGGGTGCTGATGCGCGCGCCACGCGGCCATGGCGGTGGCGAGGCCTTTAACAACGGCATTGTGATCCTGGTAATGAACAGCTTCGACAAACGCCGCTCTAGCTGGGTCATCATCGATGAGGTGCGCGCCAAGCTGGCCGATCTGCCCGGGGTGCGCGCCTTTCCGGTGATGCGCAGCGGCTTTGGCAGTCGCATCCAGAAACCGGTGCAGTTCGTGATTGGCGGCGGCACCTATGAGGAGCTGGCCGAGTGGCGCGACATCCTGGTCGAGAAAATCGCGGAGAACAACCCCGGCCTGGTCGGAATTGACTGGGACTACAAGGAAACCAAGCCGCAACTGCGCGTCGAGATCGACTACGACCGCGCCGCCGATCTCGGCATTCGTATCGATACCATCGGGCGCACGCTCGAGACAATGCTCGGCTCGCGTCGGGTGACCACCTATCTCGATGCCGGCGAGGAATACGACCTGATTCTTGAGGGCGAGCGCGATGCCCAGCGCACGCCGGGCAGTTTGGAAAATCTCTATGTGCGATCAGCCCGCAGTGGCGAGCTGGTGCCTTTGTCGAATCTGGTGCAGGTAACTGAATCGGCCGATTCTAACGAACTCAACCGCTACAACCGGGTGCGCGCCATCACCATTGAGGCCAACCTGGCCGATAATCTGTCCTTAGGCGACGCGCTGAGCTATCTCGACGGCTTGGTCGCCGAAAATCTTCCCGAACAGGTGGTGGTGGACTACAAGGGCCAGTCGGCAGATTTTCGTGAATCCGGCGGTGGTATTTTGTTTGTGTTTTTGCTTGGCGTGGCAGTGGTCTATCTGGTGCTGGCGGCCCAGTTCGAGAGCTGGGTGCATCCGCTGGTAATCATGCTCACAGTGCCTCTGGCCATGGCCGGGGCGCTGTTTGGGCTGTGGATCACCGGGCAGACGCTGAATATCTACAGCCAGATCGGGCTCATTATGCTGGTGGGCTTGTCGGCAAAGAATGGCATTCTGATTGTCGAGTTTGCCAACCAGTTGCGCGACCAGGGCATGGCCTTTCGCGAAGCACTGAGCGAAGCCGCCGCTGTGCGCCTGCGTCCAATTGTGATGACTGGCATCACCACGGCAGCAGGGTCGGTTCCATTGCTGCTAAGCACCGGTGCGGGGGCCGAGACGCGCGCGGTGATCGGCACCGTGATTCTGTTCGGCGTGGTGGCGGCGACGCTGTTCACGCTCTTTGTGGTGCCCGTGGCCTATGATCTTCTCGCGCGCGGCACCGGCTCCCCAGGCGAGCGCGAACGCCAGCTAGAGCGGGAGCTGCATTCATCGTCTACGCTGGCACCGCACAATGAGCCTTAACGGAGCAACAGCTCCTCCAGGTCTTGCAGCGGCATCGGGCGGGCGAGAAAAAAGCCTTGGACGGCGGGGCAGCCGTGCTGGCGGAGGAAGTCGAGCTGGGCTTGGGTTTCAACCCCCTCAGCCACGACCGACAGGCCGTGGGTCTGGGCCAAACGAAGAATAGAGAGCACCATGGCAGCTTCCTGTTCGCAGCCAGGCAGATCGGCGACGAAGGACCGGTCGATCTTGAGGGTGTCGATAGGTAGGCGGCGCAGATAACTCAGAGCCGAGTAGCCAGTGCCAAAATCGTCGAGGGCGATGGCGAAGCCGGCAGCGCGCAAGGACTCGAGCAGTGCCAGCGCCTTGGCGTCGTCCTGGATCAGCACGGATTCGGTGATTTCGAGTTCAAGCAAGTGCACCGGCAGCTGGTACTGGCCGACCAACTCAAGCACCCGAGAGATGAGTTTAGGCCGCAACTGGCGCGCCGAGAGGTTGACCGCCAGACGCAGGGGCGGGATGCCCCGTTCAAGCCAAGCATGCAGGGTAGCGCACGCGGTTTCCAGCACCCAGTCGCCGATTTCGTGGATCAGGCCGGTTTCTTCGGCCACTGGAATAAATTTGGCCGGAGAAACCATGCCATGTTCGTGGTGCTGCCAGCGCAGCAGCACCTCGGCCGCCTGCATCTTGCCGCTGGCAAGCTCGAACTGCGGCTGAAAGTACAGCAGCAACTCACCGCGGTGTAGAGCCTCGCGCAGGTCCTCTTCAAGGTGATGGCGTTCGCGCGCGCGCTGGTTCATATCGGCCGCGAAAAACAAGTATCCATGTTCACTGTCAGGCATCTGGCGCAGTCGGCGCATGGCGATGCCAGCATGGCGCAACAAGCTGTCGGAATCCTTGCCATCTTCTGGGAACACAGCCACGCCAATGCTGGCTGTGATGCTCAGCGTTTCCTGCGACTGCTCGGAATGGGCAAGGATAAAGGGCTCTTGCAACACCCGCAGCAACTTGTCCGCGACAATGCTGGCATGTTCGCGCTGAGCAATATCGAACAGCGCGATGACGAATTCATCCGGCCCACAGCGGGCGACCACGTCCTCGGCACGCAGGGCAGTGCGGATACGCCCGGCGATCTGCACCAGCAGCTCATCGCCCGCCGACACGCCAAGGCCGTCGTTGATGCGTTTGAAACGATCAATATCCACCAGCATCAGGGCGCCATAGGTGCTCATTCGCTTGGCTTCCTCAAGCGCCTGCGTCAGCAGAATACGCAGCATTGAGCGGTTGGGCAGGCCGGTTAGGCCATCGAAATTGGCCAGCTGGTAGATTTTCTCCTTGTCCTCCTGGCGCTCGGAGACATCCATCAGCAGCGCGATGAAGTGCGTGAGTTTCCCCTCCATGTTGCGCACCGCGCTGAACGACAGCCAGCAGGGGAAAATATTCTCGCCATTGCGACTACAGCGAATCTCACCAAACCAATGATCTTCACGCCCGGCCTGATTGCGCAGGGTGTGCCAAAAGTCGGCGTCGTAGCGTCGGCAGTAGATAAAATCGTGCTCGCGACCGACGAGTTCGTCGGCTGAGCGGCCGAACAGGCGCGCAAAGGCGCGGTTGACCGACACAATGCGCCCATTGGCATTGGTCACCATGATGGCTTCTTCGCTGTACTCGAAAATGGCGGACTGAAGCCTGAGTTTTTCTTCCGCATTGATGCGTTCGGTCGCGTCGATCAGGTAGCCGACCAGACCTTCGGGCTCGCCGGCTTCATCAACCAGCAGCGACAGGTAAATGCTGGCCCAGAAAATGGACCCGTCACGACGTTTGCGCCGCACCAGCATTTCGCGGCTGTTGCCGCTGTCGCCGGCCTCGGCCAGCAGGCTGTCTTCCTCATCGGCATCGGCATAGAGAAAAAGCACATGTCGACCAAGGGCTTTTTCCTTTGGGTAGCCAAACATCTGTTCTGCACCGCGGTTCCAGCTGCGGATGTAGCCATCGAGGTCCATGCCAATGACGGAGTTATTGATTGCATCGAGCATGCGCCGATGCTGACTCAATGCCTGGCAGCAGGGTTGCTCGGCAGCGCCAACGCGGCTGAGCGCGTCGGCAAGCAGGGCCAGCAGGGGGGCAAGGAGCGCGGCGCTAGCCGGGGATGGGGACTTAGCAAGCGCCAGGATCAGCTCGCTGCCCGGCGCCACTCGCCACTGCCACAGCAACTGCTGCTCGCGCGCGCTGGCAACCCAAACAGGTGGTTGCTGTGCAGGCCAGGCATCGCTGCCGCTCAGCGCAAGCCAGAAGTCATCTGGTGCCAGCGCCGCAGTGAGTTGTTGCTTGAACCAAGACAGCAGAGCGTCAGCGTCGCCAGCGGGTACCGCTAGAGATTCGACCATGGATTCTCATCCTTGCGGCGCGTGCCCCGAATTCAAACCGGTGTAATCGGGAGCGGCGCGCGATGGAAGACAAGCCTGAATTGGCGTTTGGCGGTTTTCAATCGCCGGCAGGCGAGGAAAATGATTCCACCCAGAATAAGGTTTCGAGCTGTAACTGCATCAGTGTAAGCACATTAAAAGAAAAATTGTGTGACAGATTGCAAAGCCGATCCATGTCCCGCAATTCGATCGCCTGAGCGAGTGCCAGCAGATCCCCCAAGGGACCCTGTTGCTTGACCAGGGCAGCAAGAATGTCCTCGGCCAATGCCAGCGGCTCGAGCAGAGTTGCCAAGCTTTCGTCGAGCAGCACGTCGATCAGCGAGAACACGCCAGTCATGAAGGCGCGGTCGCTGAGCTCCGCACTCCAGTTTAGGTATTGGCCAATGCGCTCCATCAGCCGCCCGCGAAAGGCCGAATGCCACAGCAGAATGTTGACCTCACCCTTGCTGGTCTGGCGGGTGAACATCAGCAGCTGTAGCCAGCGTTGGAGTTGGCGGCGGCCAAGCAGCGTAATGGCATGGCGAAAGTTGGTTGCGGGCGTCCGCAGATTAAGCGCCGGAGAGTTGACCAGATTGAGCAGATCGAATGCTAGCCGCGGCTGGCTCTTGAACAGCGACTCGAGCTCGTCGGTATCAGCATCGCTGGTGACCAGGCCGAGCAGGCGGGTCAGGGCGATTTGATCGGCCTTGGGTTGTTTTCCCCCGGGACGCTGGTTGCCCGTCAGGAGAAAGCCTTCCCAGCCGAGATCAGCCAAGGGCTGGCATTCTTGCCAGCCGGCAAGCCCATCGGCCAGCGCGGGCGTGGCACCCACCGGGCCGGCTGCATCGGTAACCACAAGCCAGTTGCATCCGCTGACCCCGGCTAACTCCTTGTGCGTGCCGCGTACGCCACAGAGCAGCCCCTCAGGCGGGGGTTTGGTAGGAGCCGGCACTGCCGCCGGGCGCACCAGGATTTGCTCGCACGGCGGAGCAAGAGGCAGGTCCAGCGGCAGATAAGGGCGCAGATGGCCGGTATGATCGTGCAGAAAAAGCCATTCTGGCGGTTTTTCGCGCAGATGGTCGCGCAGCAGTTCGGCAATGGTGCCGGCCTGATCGCTGCTGCTGGCAATCTCCACCCACATACCATTGCGGCGGCGGCGGTGGTCGAAGACTGGGGCGATCAGCGCCCCGGTCCCCTGGACCACACGCGGATCGAGTGCCCCGCCCTCGGTGCTGGTGGTCATGATGTTTGACTCCGTTGCTAAAGACCAAAACTCTGGGGACCAAAATTCTGGGGGCCAAAATTGTGGGGAGCAATCTTGTGGGAAGCGCGATGATGGGGAGCAATTACCAAGCTAGTGTAGCAAAGCGAGCACTATCACGCCGCGAGGCTGTTCGCATTTTGCATCACAGTTGGGCCGCGTTTGCGGTCAGATTCCGAGATGGAATTTGGATGCGCGTTAAGCTGCGCTTTGTTCTGCTTGGGGTTCTGCTTGGGGTTCTGCTTGGGGTTCTGCTTGGGGCTCGGTCGCTCGTTCGGCCATGACCCTGGAGATCGCTTGGGCGAGATCGTGAATGTCGACCGGTTTAGTCACATAGGCATCGAAACCAACCGCGATTCCACGCTGGATATCGTCCTTGGTGGCATTCGCCGTGACCGCAACGACCGGAATGTCCGCAGTTCGCGTATCGGTGCGCAGGCCGTTCAAAACCTGGTAACCATTCATGCCGACCATGTGGATATCGAGCAGGATCAGATCGGGCTGCTCGCGCTGCGCCAGTTCCAGCCCCTGTTGACCATTGCTGGCGCTGATGGTGCGCAGTTGCGGGTAGCGCGCCAGCATGCGATCCATCAACCTGAGGTTGGCGGCGTTGTCTTCGATTTGTAACAGGCAACGCACGCTTGGCGGGAGATCAGGCCAGGCTATGTGGTCCTCGAGCGCATGTTCTTCCGCATCGGCAACAAGGCCAATACAAGCAGGCGGGAGTTCCATCCAGAAGCAACTGCCCTCCCCGAGCTGACTGGTCGCGCCGATGGTACCGCCCATGGCCTCAATCAGACGGCGGCAGACGGCGAGTCCAATCCCTGTGCCTTCGCGGTCAGTGTCGCGCGCCAGCCGCGAAAAGGGGGTGAACAGTCCAGCAATGTCCTCGTTGTCGATGCCAAGCCCGGTATCTGTCACCTCAATGCGAATGCGACCCGCCTCTGTCCCTGCCGCCGTCACCCTGACCAGGCCACCGGCGCTGTTGTACTTGACCGCGTTGGACAACAGATTGATCAGCACTTGCTTCAGGCGCACCCGGTCGGCGAGGACGGTCATGTCCTCGAGTGGACCACACTCCAGGCGAATCTGATGCTCACGCGATTGGGTTTCAATCATCGGCAGGCATTCACCGACCAGGTCGTTTAAAGCAATCGGGACAAGGCTCAGCTCAACGCTCCCGGATTCGACCCGCGCGAGATCCAGCACCTCGTTGATCAGGTGCAGCAGGTGTCTGCCGGCTTTAAGAATTTCATCGACACTTTCAGCCTGATCGGCGTTGAGCTGGTCATCCTGTTCGAGCAGTTGCGCGAAGCCAAGCACGGCATTCATCGGGGTGCGCAACTCGTGGCTCATCAGAGACAGGAATTCAGACTTGGCACGGCTCGCCCGCTCGGCTTCATCCTTGGCCTGACGCAGGTCTTGTTCGATCTGTCGTCTCTTGGTGACGTCGAGATGATTAATGACCGCGCGCGGATGTTCCTCGCTGGAGCCGCGCAGCGGGGTGACGCGCACCAAATGAACCTCTTCGCGGTTGCCCTGTTGGACCGCCACCTCGGTCTCGGCGGAGGAGGTAGAGGCATCGAGCACCGAACGCACAGCCTCTGCTAGACGTGCCATGTCGCAGCGACCAGCCTCG includes the following:
- a CDS encoding efflux RND transporter permease subunit — its product is MKLSDLSIRRPVLATVMSLLLVAFGLVSFDRLPLREYPDIDPPVVSVDTVYPGASANVVETRITQLIEDRVAGVEGIESIASSSEDGRSRITIEFAIGRDIDGAANDIRDRVSGVLDQLPVEAEPPDIQKVDSNDDVIMWLNLVSDRMTVPELTDYARRYMVDRFSVLDGVARVRVGGQQTYAMRVWIDRNALAARELTVADVEAALRAENVELPAGSVESVDRQFSVRTERNFRTPEEFARLVIDRGEDGYLVRLGDVARVELGTEENRTVFRGNGVPMVGLGIIKQSTANTVAVADRAKAERDRLNPTLPEGMELKQSYDTSVFIKDAIKEVYKTLAIAIALVVLVIFLFLGSARAMLVPAVTVPVSLIATFSVLLVLGFSVNILTLLALVLAIGLVVDDAIVVLENIHRRMEDLGESRLVAAFLGTRQVGFAVIATTVVLLAVFLPIVFLRGDIGRLFSEFALTMSAAVVFSTFVALSLSPMLASLILPQRHGQGPDSKSGAARLSGGVDWLFERVRVGYARLLGFFLRQKWIIALLFLVTIGLAWWLLTHIPQEYSPKEDRGAFFVLVNGPEGATFSYMEEYMDEIERRLLPYAESGEAIRVLMRAPRGHGGGEAFNNGIVILVMNSFDKRRSSWVIIDEVRAKLADLPGVRAFPVMRSGFGSRIQKPVQFVIGGGTYEELAEWRDILVEKIAENNPGLVGIDWDYKETKPQLRVEIDYDRAADLGIRIDTIGRTLETMLGSRRVTTYLDAGEEYDLILEGERDAQRTPGSLENLYVRSARSGELVPLSNLVQVTESADSNELNRYNRVRAITIEANLADNLSLGDALSYLDGLVAENLPEQVVVDYKGQSADFRESGGGILFVFLLGVAVVYLVLAAQFESWVHPLVIMLTVPLAMAGALFGLWITGQTLNIYSQIGLIMLVGLSAKNGILIVEFANQLRDQGMAFREALSEAAAVRLRPIVMTGITTAAGSVPLLLSTGAGAETRAVIGTVILFGVVAATLFTLFVVPVAYDLLARGTGSPGERERQLERELHSSSTLAPHNEP
- a CDS encoding putative bifunctional diguanylate cyclase/phosphodiesterase yields the protein MVESLAVPAGDADALLSWFKQQLTAALAPDDFWLALSGSDAWPAQQPPVWVASAREQQLLWQWRVAPGSELILALAKSPSPASAALLAPLLALLADALSRVGAAEQPCCQALSQHRRMLDAINNSVIGMDLDGYIRSWNRGAEQMFGYPKEKALGRHVLFLYADADEEDSLLAEAGDSGNSREMLVRRKRRDGSIFWASIYLSLLVDEAGEPEGLVGYLIDATERINAEEKLRLQSAIFEYSEEAIMVTNANGRIVSVNRAFARLFGRSADELVGREHDFIYCRRYDADFWHTLRNQAGREDHWFGEIRCSRNGENIFPCWLSFSAVRNMEGKLTHFIALLMDVSERQEDKEKIYQLANFDGLTGLPNRSMLRILLTQALEEAKRMSTYGALMLVDIDRFKRINDGLGVSAGDELLVQIAGRIRTALRAEDVVARCGPDEFVIALFDIAQREHASIVADKLLRVLQEPFILAHSEQSQETLSITASIGVAVFPEDGKDSDSLLRHAGIAMRRLRQMPDSEHGYLFFAADMNQRARERHHLEEDLREALHRGELLLYFQPQFELASGKMQAAEVLLRWQHHEHGMVSPAKFIPVAEETGLIHEIGDWVLETACATLHAWLERGIPPLRLAVNLSARQLRPKLISRVLELVGQYQLPVHLLELEITESVLIQDDAKALALLESLRAAGFAIALDDFGTGYSALSYLRRLPIDTLKIDRSFVADLPGCEQEAAMVLSILRLAQTHGLSVVAEGVETQAQLDFLRQHGCPAVQGFFLARPMPLQDLEELLLR
- a CDS encoding EAL and HDOD domain-containing protein, encoding MTTSTEGGALDPRVVQGTGALIAPVFDHRRRRNGMWVEIASSSDQAGTIAELLRDHLREKPPEWLFLHDHTGHLRPYLPLDLPLAPPCEQILVRPAAVPAPTKPPPEGLLCGVRGTHKELAGVSGCNWLVVTDAAGPVGATPALADGLAGWQECQPLADLGWEGFLLTGNQRPGGKQPKADQIALTRLLGLVTSDADTDELESLFKSQPRLAFDLLNLVNSPALNLRTPATNFRHAITLLGRRQLQRWLQLLMFTRQTSKGEVNILLWHSAFRGRLMERIGQYLNWSAELSDRAFMTGVFSLIDVLLDESLATLLEPLALAEDILAALVKQQGPLGDLLALAQAIELRDMDRLCNLSHNFSFNVLTLMQLQLETLFWVESFSSPAGD
- a CDS encoding PAS domain-containing hybrid sensor histidine kinase/response regulator, with amino-acid sequence MHDLQKLQKSVADQARQAPQSQADTQLRRERDQLRSAFDYLPAILFSIDRFGQFLVYNQQLCLASGYAVDDIRHMTLFDFFSGRPRDELQQAIATAFDTGQGFDLDLPLINHTGEQVPITLYSALSPQGEDMTLTAIALDVSHIRETLRASAISEERLNRSQAFANIGLWDWNLQNDQVYWSDRVAELMGSTSSRMKFGFQEFLAAAHPLDRARLANSIENCVSGNDILDEEFRIHRPNGSERWMLARANLICDDKGTPVRMLGVIQDITPLKHAEFIEKRAREQIQSIIDSLDARICVVDENGAIISVNRSWQRHPYRHPDRPKSLASGGNYLAFCDALAEAGRCDMARLAEAVRSVLDASTSSAETEVAVQQGNREEVHLVRVTPLRGSSEEHPRAVINHLDVTKRRQIEQDLRQAKDEAERASRAKSEFLSLMSHELRTPMNAVLGFAQLLEQDDQLNADQAESVDEILKAGRHLLHLINEVLDLARVESGSVELSLVPIALNDLVGECLPMIETQSREHQIRLECGPLEDMTVLADRVRLKQVLINLLSNAVKYNSAGGLVRVTAAGTEAGRIRIEVTDTGLGIDNEDIAGLFTPFSRLARDTDREGTGIGLAVCRRLIEAMGGTIGATSQLGEGSCFWMELPPACIGLVADAEEHALEDHIAWPDLPPSVRCLLQIEDNAANLRLMDRMLARYPQLRTISASNGQQGLELAQREQPDLILLDIHMVGMNGYQVLNGLRTDTRTADIPVVAVTANATKDDIQRGIAVGFDAYVTKPVDIHDLAQAISRVMAERATEPQAEPQAEPQAEPQAEQSAA